From the Panulirus ornatus isolate Po-2019 chromosome 46, ASM3632096v1, whole genome shotgun sequence genome, one window contains:
- the LOC139763166 gene encoding uncharacterized protein, which translates to MVMDALAALRGDVEKLKEERNLGPSRGADDAAAAADVNIGLSSQVVPPSRSPTGFSGFTPAKHYLSSDDCVSQNDGRPDSVLLQCARAYGPVDEVSDGIDQHVADMVNHVFAHGLREEEYKEILDDAEAKRPDNCHALAPVDCNLQVLDALKTDAKKADFRLKDVGKDIVTAATILTKSLTVLDKIAQTSQPDVAQEVGMLNGALALLGHASHKNNLARRFIIKREINHKYAHLCSDKVPMTRLLFGDDVSLSAKHNEESENLRSEIAPRKPLSTSNFGPGKFRGSSGRLP; encoded by the coding sequence atggtgatggacgctttggctgctttacgtggtgatgtggagaaattgaaggaggaaaggaacttaGGCCCCAGTCGGGGGGCTGATGACGCCGCGGCGGCCGCCGATGTAAACATTGGCCTTTctagccaggtggttcctccctcGCGCTCGCCCACGGGTTTTTCGGGCTTTACTCCAGCTAAGCATTacctttccagtgatgattgtgtcTCTCAGAATGACGGGCGGCCTGACAGTGTTCTCCTGCAGTGCGCCAGGGCTTACGGTCCTGTGGATGAGGTGTCTGATGGCATTGACCAGCATGTTGCCGATATGGTTAACCATGTATTTGCTCACGGCTTGCGAGAGGAGGAGTATAAGGAGATTTTGGATGATGCTGAAGCCAAGAGGCCAGATAACTGTCATGCCTTAGCGCCCGTGGATTGCAACTTGCAAGTTTTAGATGCACTGAAGACTGATGCCAAGAAGGCAGACTTCCGTTTGAaggatgttgggaaagacattgTTACGGCTGCCACAATTTTGACTAAGTCACTCACAGTGCTTGACAAGATCGCCCAGACTAGCCAACCAGATGTTGCCCAGGAAGTGGGCATGCTTAATGGTGCCCTGGCACTCCTGGGTCATGCTAGTCACAAGAATAATCTGGCTCGCCGGTTCATCATCAAGCGCGAAATTAACCACAAGTATGCTCATCTTTGTTCAGACAAGGTGCCCATGACTCGTCTTCTGTTTGGGGATGATGTCTCACTCTCAGCCAAGCACAATGAGGAGTCTGAAAACTTAAGGAGTGAGATTGCTCCAAGGAAACCGCTCTCTACCTCGAACTTTGGTCCCGGCAAGTTTAGGGGCTCTTCTGGGAGACTGCCATAG